A single window of Channa argus isolate prfri chromosome 2, Channa argus male v1.0, whole genome shotgun sequence DNA harbors:
- the htatip2 gene encoding oxidoreductase HTATIP2 isoform X2, translating into MAEDMKTLEESFRQQNNSCFILGASGETGRLLLQELLERNIFSKITLIGRRQLTFEDKVHETLVQEVVDFEKLDDYAAAFQGHDVGYCCLGTTRAKAGAEGFIRVDHDYVLKSAELAKAGGCKQFHLESSRGADKNSNFLYLKVKGQVEADIEALSFDRFAIYRPGVLLVDRQESRPAEWMARKFLSAFSAVFSSMSIPGQVVVKAMVSNTLLQPEQKTEILENKAIINLGGGNTVK; encoded by the exons ATGGCTGAAGACATGAAGACCCTGGAGGAGAGCTTCAGGCAGCAGAATAATAGCTGTTTCATCCTTGGAGCATCTGGGGAAACAGGCAGGTTGTTGCTTCAAGAGCTTCTGGAGCGCAACATCTTCTCCAAGATTACCCTCATTGGAAGGAGACAACTCACCTTTGAGGATAAGGTGCATGAAACCTTG GTCCAAGAGGTGGTGGACTTTGAGAAGCTTGATGATTATGCTGCAGCCTTTCAGGGCCATGATGTTGGCTACTGTTGTCTGGGAACAACCAGAGCAAAAGCAGGGGCT GAAGGATTCATCCGCGTTGATCACGACTATGTCCTAAAATCAGCTGAACTCGCCAAGGCGGGGGGCTGCAAGCAGTTCCACCTTGAATCCTCCAGAGGAGCCGATAAAAACAGCAACTTTCTCTACCTCAAAGTCAAg GGACAAGTGGAAGCAGATATTGAGGCACTCTCTTTTGACAGATTTGCCATTTACAGACCAGG GGTTCTACTGGTAGATAGGCAGGAGAGTCGGCCTGCTGAGTGGATGGCCAGGAAGTTCCTCAGTGCCTTCTCTGCTGTTTTCTCATCAATGTCTATTCCCGGTCAAGTGGTGGTAAAAGCAATGGTATCCAACACTTTGCTTCAGCCTGAGCAGAAGACAGAGATCCTAGAGAACAAAGCCATCATCAACCTTGGGGGCGGAAATACAGTTAAATAA
- the htatip2 gene encoding oxidoreductase HTATIP2 isoform X1, which yields MPFLIFPQPLNGAAGLIYFEDEDPVKYRSMAEDMKTLEESFRQQNNSCFILGASGETGRLLLQELLERNIFSKITLIGRRQLTFEDKVHETLVQEVVDFEKLDDYAAAFQGHDVGYCCLGTTRAKAGAEGFIRVDHDYVLKSAELAKAGGCKQFHLESSRGADKNSNFLYLKVKGQVEADIEALSFDRFAIYRPGVLLVDRQESRPAEWMARKFLSAFSAVFSSMSIPGQVVVKAMVSNTLLQPEQKTEILENKAIINLGGGNTVK from the exons ATGCCATTTCTGattttccctcagcctctcaACGGAGCAG CGGGTTTGATTTACTTCGAAGACGAGGATCCGGTTAAATACAGGAG CATGGCTGAAGACATGAAGACCCTGGAGGAGAGCTTCAGGCAGCAGAATAATAGCTGTTTCATCCTTGGAGCATCTGGGGAAACAGGCAGGTTGTTGCTTCAAGAGCTTCTGGAGCGCAACATCTTCTCCAAGATTACCCTCATTGGAAGGAGACAACTCACCTTTGAGGATAAGGTGCATGAAACCTTG GTCCAAGAGGTGGTGGACTTTGAGAAGCTTGATGATTATGCTGCAGCCTTTCAGGGCCATGATGTTGGCTACTGTTGTCTGGGAACAACCAGAGCAAAAGCAGGGGCT GAAGGATTCATCCGCGTTGATCACGACTATGTCCTAAAATCAGCTGAACTCGCCAAGGCGGGGGGCTGCAAGCAGTTCCACCTTGAATCCTCCAGAGGAGCCGATAAAAACAGCAACTTTCTCTACCTCAAAGTCAAg GGACAAGTGGAAGCAGATATTGAGGCACTCTCTTTTGACAGATTTGCCATTTACAGACCAGG GGTTCTACTGGTAGATAGGCAGGAGAGTCGGCCTGCTGAGTGGATGGCCAGGAAGTTCCTCAGTGCCTTCTCTGCTGTTTTCTCATCAATGTCTATTCCCGGTCAAGTGGTGGTAAAAGCAATGGTATCCAACACTTTGCTTCAGCCTGAGCAGAAGACAGAGATCCTAGAGAACAAAGCCATCATCAACCTTGGGGGCGGAAATACAGTTAAATAA